From Acipenser ruthenus chromosome 23, fAciRut3.2 maternal haplotype, whole genome shotgun sequence, the proteins below share one genomic window:
- the LOC117964560 gene encoding toll-like receptor 13 — protein sequence MVGTYFIFLIFLLNCWVQIVPTSGYSLRNCTAHGALRFTGLKLLCFRRNFSHVPPDIPHNTKFLDISWNNISQLREGDFRNLIYLKGLNASNNQIHHIDRHAFKDLTALQVLNLSQNHLSALTEGLFEGLENLTELFLGGNRIQKIDAYTFQFMNNIKVMDLSANSLLQIQRVQPVFRASNLEQLYLRQNNFTSFNTEDFSNVSLRLRVLDLSLNPFRNFSVTTNIFPCIVSLKLLGLEGGLDWVVTNKSFLHSVKNLSLSGFHTAKPGILSGIIKSFANSSLKDLQLNDLQLTEDEMFLSNVCHLLPKLQTLGLKRNNFTLQYNPFVHCSMVSQLDLSWKDLKRLPESLFKGMHHLCFLSLAHNHLSVVPCAIQNISTLQTLDLGFNRIGTLQPRGFSTLVRLKVLILEGNNINTMISAHFEGLANLEELRIKKNNIQEITGTWSTTLHSLRSLDMKFNKLGYINNDIFRNMHSLKYLDMVGNHISKFDTGAFKDLSNLTSLQLGKNLLKVKSFDEGDVFAGMPLLKLLILFDCNLCYKSSDELKRPPFTTLKSLVYLSINSQGPNCLVRIPSNFLKGLSSLRELHAGHQSIDFVHPKTFSHTPNLTYLDLSNTMLKALDPKIFLTVPKLSVIHLNEVHLQSLDFLVHANLTRLKFLSSTGNQFTVVSETHIKALPLLRLLNLTNNPFICSCENAWFQNWSLQYSMTQVLNFYDITCNYPANYKGLKLADFNVDSCKLDYDFICFIVSSTLVALTMVSSFIFHFLRWQVVYAYHLFQAFLYDRKQKPSRRYEFDAFVSYNTHDEPWVLRELLPNLEQGRGWKLCLHHRDFQPGKPIIDNIVDNIYKSRKTLCIISRHYLESEWCSREIQVASFRLFDEQKDVLVLVFLEDIPDCQLSPYHRMRKLVKKKTYLNWPKCEEETRLFWHKLNTALETREEPDEENPILTGLETCD from the coding sequence ATGGTTGGGACCTACTTCATCTTTCTGATCTTCCTCCTTAATTGCTGGGTGCAGATTGTGCCAACGTCAGGCTATTCACTCAGGAACTGCACAGCCCACGGTGCCCTGAGATTCACCGGTCTGAAACTGCTCTGTTTCCGTAGAAACTTCTCCCATGTACCTCCAGATATCCCTCACAACACCAAGTTCTTGGATATTTCATGGAACAATATATCCCAGCTACGAGAAGGGGATTTCAGGAACCTAATATACCTCAAGGGCTTGAATGCATCTAACAACCAAATCCACCACATAGACAGGCATGCTTTCAAAGACCTGACTGCGCTGCAGGTGCTGAATCTCTCCCAGAACCACCTGAGCGCACTCACAGAGGGCCTGTTCGAGGGTTTGGAAAACCTCACTGAGCTTTTCCTGGGCGGAAACCGCATACAAAAGATTGACGCCTACACCTTTCAGTTTATGAACAACATCAAGGTCATGGACTTGAGTGCAAACTCATTGCTTCAGATACAGAGAGTCCAGCCTGTGTTCAGAGCCTCGAACTTGGAGCAGCTGTATCTTAGACAGAACAACTTCACAAGTTTCAACACTGAAGATTTTTCAAATGTTTCCTTAAGACTGAGAGTGCTTGACCTGTCTTTGAACCCTTTCAGAAACTTTAGCGTTACAACAAACATCTTTCCCTGTATCGTCTCTTTGAAACTCTTGGGTTTAGAAGGAGGGTTGGACTGGGTGGTTACAAACAAGTCTTTTCTGCATAGTGTTAAAAATCTTTCACTGAGTGGTTTTCACACAGCAAAACCTGGAATATTATCAGGGATAATAAAAAGCTTTGCTAACTCCTCGCTGAAAGATCTCCAACTCAATGATTTACAATTGACAGAAGATGAAATGTTCTTAAGCAATGTCTGCCACTTGCTGCCCAAACTACAAACTCTTGGCCTTAAAAGGAATAATTTTACTCTCCAGTACAATCCATTTGTCCACTGCTCGATGGTGAGCCAATTAGATCTATCATGGAAGGATCTGAAACGCCTACCAGAGTCCTTGTTCAAAGGCATGCATCATTTGTGTTTTCTGTCCCTGGCTCACAATCATCTTTCTGTTGTTCCCTGTGCTATCCAGAATATCAGCACACTGCAAACTCTGGACCTTGGCTTCAATCGCATTGGCACGTTGCAGCCTAGAGGCTTCTCCACATTAGTGAGGTTGAAGGTTCTCATCTTGGAAGGAAACAATATCAATACAATGATCAGTGCACACTTTGAGGGCTTGGCTAACCTGGAGGAGctcaggattaaaaaaaacaacatccaggaAATCACAGGCACATGGTCAACCACCCTACACAGTCTGAGATCCCTAGATATGAAATTCAACAAGCTGGGATACATCAATAATGACATCTTCCGGAACATGCATTCTTTGAAATATCTTGACATGGTTGGAAATCACATTTCCAAATTTGATACTGGTGCTTTCAAAGACTTAAGCAATCTTACATCTCTGCAGCTCGGAAAAAACCTGCTAAAGGTGAAATCTTTTGATGAGGGAGATGTGTTTGCAGGAATGCCCTTACTAAAGTTACTTATACTCTTTGACTGCAATCTTTGCTACAAGAGCTCAGATGAGCTCAAGCGACCTCCATTTACAACTCTCAAATCTTTGGTGTACCTCTCGATCAATAGCCAAGGTCCCAACTGCCTTGTTAGGATTCCATCAAACTTTCTGAAAGGGCTTAGCTCTCTCAGAGAACTCCATGCTGGCCACCAAAGCATTGACTTTGTGCACCCTAAAACTTTCAGTCACACCCCCAATTTGACTTATTTGGACCTCAGTAACACCATGCTCAAAGCACTAGATCCCAAAATATTTCTCACAGTGCCAAAACTCTCGGTAATCCACTTGAATGAAGTCCACCTGCAGTCCCTGGACTTCCTGGTTCATGCAAACCTCACCAGGCTCAAGTTCCTTTCATCCACAGGCAATCAGTTCACTGTGGTCAGTGAGACCCACATCAAGGCACTTCCCCTCCTCAGGCTCCTCAACTTGACAAACAATCCCTTCATCTGCAGCTGTGAAAATGCTTGGTTCCAAAACTGGTCGCTGCAGTACTCTATGACTCAAGTTCTCAACTTCTATGACATTACCTGCAACTACCCAGCTAACTACAAAGGATTGAAACTTGCAGATTTCAATGTAGACTCTTGCAAACTGGACTACGATTTTATATGCTTTATTGTGTCCTCCACCCTTGTGGCTCTTACCATGGTGTCCTCCTTCATCTTCCACTTCCTCCGCTGGCAGGTTGTCTATGCCTACCATCTCTTCCAAGCGTTCTTATACGACAGGAAGCAGAAGCCGTCCAGACGCTACGAGTTTGATGCCTTTGTTTCGTACAACACGCACGATGAGCCTTGGGTCCTGAGGGAGCTTCTGCCCAACCTGGAGCAGGGCCGTGGCTGGAAGCTGTGTCTGCACCACCGAGACTTTCAGCCCGGCAAGCCCATCATCGACAACATCGTGGACAACATCTACAAGAGCCGCAAGACCCTCTGCATCATCAGCCGCCACTACCTGGAGAGCGAGTGGTGCTCCAGGGAGATCCAGGTGGCCAGCTTCCGTCTCTTTGACGAGCAGAAGGACGTGCTGGTCCTGGTGTTCCTGGAGGACATCCCCGACTGCCAGCTCTCCCCCTACCACAGGATGAGGAAGCTGGTGAAAAAGAAGACTTACCTGAACTGGCCCAAATGTGAGGAAGAAACCAGGCTGTTCTGGCACAAGctgaacacagcactggagacccGAGAAGAACCAGATGAAGAAAATCCCATTCTAACTGGCTTAGAGACTTGTGACTAA